In Kogia breviceps isolate mKogBre1 chromosome 19, mKogBre1 haplotype 1, whole genome shotgun sequence, a single genomic region encodes these proteins:
- the ASGR2 gene encoding asialoglycoprotein receptor 2 isoform X2, with the protein MARDFQDIQQLGSEENDHQLCRGMPPPQLLVLQRLCSKLRLGLLVLGFNILLLVAVCVMGSQRAQLQVELQTLKETFSNFSSSTLTEILALSSHGGSAGDKVTSLEAKLEKQQQDLKADHATLLLHLKHFPVDMRTLACQMAFLQSNGTECCPVNWVDYEGSCYWFSRSGKPWPEAEKYCQLEDAHLAVINSREEQKFIAQHTNPFHTWIGLTDSDGSWRWVDGTDYRHNYKNWAATQPNDWQGHELGGSEDCAEIRGDGRWNDDFCQQVKRWVCEIKRNITI; encoded by the exons GGATGCCTCCACCCCAGCTCTTGGTCCTGCAGCGTCTCTGCTCCAAGCTCCGCCTCGGTCTGCTTGTCCTGGGCTTCAACATCCTGCTGCTGGTGGCTGTGTGTGTGATGGGGTCCCAAA GAGCACAGCTGCAAGTGGAGCTGCAGACCCTGAAGGAAACTTTCAGCAACTTCTCCTCGAGCACCTTGACGGAGATCCTGGCTCTAAGCTCCCATG GAGGCAGCGCTGGTGACAAGGTGACATCTCTGGAAGCCAAGCTGGAAAAACAGCAGCAAGACCTGAAAGCAG ATCATGCCACTTTGCTGCTTCATCTGAAGCACTTCCCGGTGGATATGCGCACGCTGGCTTGTCAGATGGCGTTCCTCCAGAGCAACG GCACAGAATGCTGCCCCGTGAACTGGGTGGACTATGAAGGCAGCTGCTACTGGTTCTCTCGTTCGGGGAAGCCCTGGCCCGAGGCTGAGAAGTACTGCCAGCTGGAGGACGCCCACCTGGCGGTCATCAACTCCAGAGAGGAACAG AAATTCATTGCACAACACACGAACCCCTTTCATACCTGGATAGGCCTCACTGACAGTGATGGCTCCTGGAGATGGGTGGATGGTACAGACTATAGACACAACTATAA GAACTGGGCCGCCACTCAGCCTAATGACTGGCAGGGGCACGAGCTGGGGGGCAGCGAGGACTGTGCTGAGATCCGGGGGGACGGCCGCTGGAACGACGATTTCTGCCAGCAAGTGAAACGCTGGGTGTGTGAGATAAAGCGGAACATCACCATCTAG